One Mycobacterium sp. SMC-4 DNA window includes the following coding sequences:
- a CDS encoding Re/Si-specific NAD(P)(+) transhydrogenase subunit alpha, translating to MIIGIPRESQPGETRVAATPQTVGQLIKLGYQVVVESGAGAAASFSDAAFTEAGATVGPTEQVWTSDVVLKVNAPSDAEIGSLRDGATLIGLISPGLRPELVEKLAARPITVLAMDAVPRISRAQSLDVLSSMANIAGYRAVVEAAHTFGRFFTGQVTAAGKVPPAKVLVVGAGVAGLAAIGAAGSLGAIVRATDPRPEVADQVKSLGGEYLAVDPAQAEVSATGYAKEMGEDYKAREAALYAEQAKDVDIIITTALIPGKPAPRIITAEMVASMKAGSVIVDMAAANGGNVEGSVADRAVVTDNGVTIIGYTDLAGRLPAQASQLYGTNLVNLLKLLTPEKDGLLTLDFDDVVQRSVTVVRDGTVTWPPPPVQVSAAPAAAAAAPVEPKPAKQPMTRKRKLGLTFATAAVVFALIAASPAALQVHLTVFALAIVIGYYVIGNVHHALHTPLMSVTNAISGIIVVGALLQIGHGNAVITALAFGAILVASINVFGGFAVTRRMLAMFSRS from the coding sequence ATGATCATCGGGATACCGAGAGAGTCCCAACCTGGGGAAACGCGGGTGGCAGCGACACCGCAGACGGTGGGCCAGCTCATCAAGCTGGGTTATCAGGTCGTGGTGGAGTCCGGCGCGGGGGCGGCGGCGAGCTTCTCGGACGCCGCGTTCACCGAGGCCGGCGCGACGGTCGGTCCCACCGAGCAGGTGTGGACATCCGACGTGGTGCTCAAGGTCAACGCGCCCTCGGACGCCGAGATCGGGAGTCTGCGCGACGGTGCCACCCTGATCGGCCTGATTTCCCCGGGGCTGCGGCCAGAACTCGTCGAGAAACTGGCCGCCCGCCCGATCACGGTGCTGGCGATGGACGCGGTACCGCGCATCTCGCGTGCCCAGTCGCTGGATGTGCTCTCGTCGATGGCCAACATCGCCGGGTACCGGGCTGTCGTCGAGGCGGCGCACACCTTCGGTCGGTTCTTCACCGGTCAGGTCACCGCCGCCGGGAAGGTGCCGCCGGCCAAGGTGTTGGTGGTCGGCGCCGGGGTGGCCGGTCTGGCCGCGATCGGTGCAGCCGGCAGTCTGGGCGCGATCGTGCGCGCCACCGACCCCCGCCCGGAGGTCGCCGACCAGGTCAAATCGCTGGGTGGGGAGTACCTGGCAGTCGACCCGGCCCAGGCCGAGGTGTCGGCCACCGGTTACGCCAAGGAGATGGGCGAGGACTACAAGGCTCGCGAGGCGGCGCTGTATGCCGAGCAGGCCAAGGACGTCGACATCATCATCACCACCGCGCTGATTCCTGGGAAGCCGGCGCCGCGCATCATCACCGCGGAAATGGTCGCGTCGATGAAGGCCGGCAGCGTGATCGTCGACATGGCCGCGGCCAACGGCGGCAACGTCGAGGGCTCCGTCGCCGATCGGGCCGTCGTCACCGACAACGGCGTGACCATCATCGGCTACACCGATCTGGCCGGCCGGCTGCCCGCTCAGGCGTCTCAGCTCTACGGCACCAACCTGGTGAACCTGCTCAAGCTGCTGACCCCGGAAAAAGATGGACTGCTGACCCTCGATTTCGATGACGTGGTGCAGCGATCGGTGACCGTGGTCCGCGACGGCACCGTCACCTGGCCGCCACCGCCAGTGCAGGTCTCGGCCGCACCGGCCGCGGCCGCCGCCGCGCCTGTCGAACCGAAGCCGGCCAAGCAACCGATGACCCGTAAGCGCAAGCTCGGGCTGACCTTCGCCACGGCCGCGGTGGTGTTCGCGTTGATCGCGGCGTCCCCGGCGGCGCTGCAGGTGCACCTGACCGTGTTCGCGCTGGCGATCGTCATCGGCTATTACGTGATCGGCAATGTGCATCACGCGCTGCACACGCCGCTGATGTCGGTGACCAACGCGATCTCCGGGATCATCGTGGTCGGCGCGCTGCTGCAGATCGGGCACGGCAACGCGGTGATCACCGCCCTGGCCTTCGGGGCAATCCTGGTCGCCAGTATCAACGTCTTCGGCGGTTTCGCGGTCACCCGCCGCATGCTCGCGATGTTCTCGAGGAGCTGA
- a CDS encoding ABC transporter permease — MSVFVDIAPDGAVSSEPGPHARPGPGRWRGLLTQAALPLLSVVLFGVLWQLAAASGIWNQTFVPYPATVWNAFIDISTTRDGVRGYAGYPLWEHLYMTLRRVLAGVVIGVVVGVLLGLLMGSVSWVRSVLEPWLTFLRALPPLAYFFLLVIWLGIDEAPKVTLLALAALPPAAVATTAAVVAAPVGLQEAARALGASKREVIRDVVIPSALPETFTGIRLAVGMAYSSVVAAELFNGIPGIGGLVKDASNYNNTPVVLVGIFAIGFSGLVIDSLLRSIERRAVPWRGKI; from the coding sequence GTGTCCGTTTTCGTCGATATCGCACCGGACGGCGCCGTCTCGTCGGAGCCGGGCCCGCACGCGCGCCCAGGACCGGGCCGCTGGCGAGGTCTGCTGACCCAAGCGGCGTTGCCACTGTTGTCTGTCGTGTTGTTCGGCGTGCTGTGGCAGCTGGCCGCGGCCAGCGGGATCTGGAACCAGACCTTCGTGCCATACCCGGCGACGGTGTGGAACGCCTTCATCGATATTTCGACGACTCGCGATGGTGTCCGCGGATACGCCGGTTACCCGCTGTGGGAGCACCTCTATATGACGTTGCGGCGGGTGCTCGCCGGTGTTGTCATCGGTGTCGTTGTCGGCGTGCTGCTGGGACTGCTCATGGGCTCGGTGAGTTGGGTGCGCAGCGTGCTCGAACCCTGGCTGACCTTCTTGCGGGCGCTGCCCCCGCTCGCCTACTTCTTCCTTCTGGTCATCTGGTTGGGCATCGACGAGGCACCCAAGGTCACCCTGCTTGCGCTGGCGGCGCTACCGCCCGCCGCCGTCGCGACCACGGCCGCGGTCGTCGCTGCGCCGGTCGGGCTGCAAGAGGCGGCACGCGCGCTGGGCGCCTCCAAGCGCGAAGTCATCCGTGACGTCGTCATCCCGTCGGCGCTGCCGGAGACCTTCACCGGCATCCGGTTGGCGGTAGGCATGGCCTACTCGTCGGTGGTTGCCGCCGAACTGTTCAACGGCATCCCCGGCATTGGCGGATTGGTCAAGGACGCAAGTAATTACAACAACACACCGGTCGTGCTGGTCGGAATCTTCGCGATCGGTTTTTCGGGCCTGGTCATCGACTCACTGCTGCGTTCGATCGAACGCCGCGCTGTTCCCTGGAGAGGAAAGATCTAG